In Staphylococcus lloydii, the following proteins share a genomic window:
- a CDS encoding phage portal protein, giving the protein MTNKQNLHTKFSQSANEDLLALSVDEIIEDFTKLQGLVNTHKTEQAPRLNVLEQYFLSDNTGILKGERRKDKEKADHRAVHNFAKYISQFIVGYLTGNPISFQHDDERTQEAIHELNKINDGDAVNSDLALNLSIYGRAYEIVFRDEDNQDRFIALDPKNTFVVYNHDIDKKTIAGVRYYDSIDAEGIKTNHVDLYTATHIHSFVIREGKLNNVESIEHHYNDVPIVEYLNNKFKQGDFENVLSLIDLYDSAESDTANYMTDTNDAMLAVIGNVEMDGEDARSFKEANMIHVKPEMNANGSEGNADAKYIYKQYDVNGSEAYKTRLQNDIHKFTNTPDMTDESFSGTQSGEAMKYKLFGLEQVRATKERLFKKGLIKRYKLLFNNLNILGTKTHNYKEIDIAFTPNLPKSMKDNVEIVNQLAGTVSEKTRLGLLDFIDDPDAELERIQQEEDEQLERSDNREYAFSQQDETVEE; this is encoded by the coding sequence ATAACGAACAAGCAAAACTTACATACGAAATTCAGCCAATCAGCCAATGAGGACTTACTCGCATTGAGCGTTGATGAGATTATAGAGGACTTTACAAAGCTACAAGGCTTAGTCAACACACATAAGACCGAGCAGGCGCCACGCCTTAATGTGTTAGAGCAGTATTTCTTGAGTGATAACACAGGTATATTAAAAGGCGAGCGACGTAAGGACAAAGAGAAAGCAGACCACAGAGCTGTACACAACTTCGCTAAATACATATCACAATTTATTGTCGGATACCTAACAGGTAATCCGATTTCATTCCAGCATGACGATGAGCGCACTCAGGAGGCCATACATGAGCTTAACAAGATAAATGACGGCGACGCAGTAAACAGCGATTTAGCCTTGAATTTAAGCATATATGGCCGTGCCTATGAGATTGTGTTCAGAGACGAGGACAATCAAGACAGATTTATTGCCTTAGACCCTAAGAACACGTTCGTGGTATATAACCATGATATTGATAAGAAGACTATTGCAGGCGTTCGCTATTATGACTCAATAGACGCTGAGGGCATTAAGACAAATCACGTTGATCTGTACACAGCAACCCACATACACAGCTTTGTTATCCGTGAAGGCAAGCTGAACAATGTAGAGAGCATAGAGCACCACTACAACGATGTACCTATTGTTGAATACTTGAATAACAAATTTAAGCAAGGCGACTTCGAGAACGTATTGAGTCTTATAGACCTGTACGACTCAGCAGAGTCAGATACAGCAAACTATATGACTGATACGAACGACGCAATGCTTGCTGTCATTGGTAACGTTGAAATGGACGGCGAGGACGCTAGATCGTTCAAAGAGGCCAACATGATACACGTTAAGCCTGAAATGAACGCAAACGGCAGTGAGGGCAATGCAGATGCTAAGTACATATACAAGCAATATGACGTGAACGGCTCAGAGGCTTATAAGACAAGACTTCAAAATGATATACATAAGTTCACGAATACACCTGACATGACTGACGAGAGCTTCTCAGGCACACAATCAGGCGAGGCTATGAAGTACAAGCTATTTGGCTTAGAGCAGGTCAGAGCAACAAAAGAGCGTTTGTTTAAAAAAGGGTTGATAAAGCGATACAAATTGCTATTCAATAACCTAAATATCTTAGGCACTAAGACGCATAACTACAAAGAGATAGACATTGCCTTTACGCCTAACTTGCCTAAATCAATGAAAGATAATGTGGAAATCGTCAATCAGTTAGCTGGTACGGTATCAGAGAAAACAAGACTTGGCTTACTAGACTTCATTGACGACCCTGACGCAGAGCTTGAGCGTATCCAACAAGAAGAAGACGAGCAACTCGAGCGTTCAGACAACCGAGAGTATGCTTTCAGCCAACAAGACGAAACAGTGGAAGAGTGA
- a CDS encoding phage head-tail connector protein, whose protein sequence is MDYLESVKLLIGLNDDKQDKQLKKIIDVTERRLITMLPKDIKEVPDSLSWIVEEVAVKRYNRIGAEGMSSESIDGRSTKFQENDFDEYLSIIEDEFPKYSSRTGTVTFY, encoded by the coding sequence ATGGATTACCTTGAAAGTGTAAAGCTTCTTATAGGCTTGAATGATGACAAGCAAGACAAACAGTTAAAGAAAATTATAGATGTGACGGAACGACGTTTAATAACAATGCTACCCAAAGACATTAAGGAAGTACCCGACTCGTTAAGTTGGATTGTCGAAGAGGTAGCAGTTAAGCGTTACAACCGTATAGGGGCTGAGGGCATGAGTTCAGAAAGCATTGACGGGCGTTCTACCAAGTTCCAAGAGAACGACTTTGACGAATACTTGTCAATCATTGAGGACGAGTTCCCTAAATACTCTAGCAGAACAGGCACAGTGACGTTCTATTGA
- a CDS encoding minor capsid protein produces MTNSQEYWRKRAEEAMRQEAKSDNEVAKEMQSIIDVMNDEISDAIHAFYAKYAKSEGLTFEDAKKKIDRTDIRKLENKAKQYVKNKDFSDKANAELKQYNTKMYVSRERMIQMQLGLLVTYAYAQLESQMYNYMESALYREMQRQAGLIGATVQITQEKLQAVINTPFENVEWSKRIWRDMEHTRQTVQKAVKHNLLRGRHPKEFVSEIRKQSKATSYQAKRLLITETARVQTEAQRLNYIATLGENAEYEFLAFLDDRTTQICRKHNKNVYKVADMQVGVNAPPMHPNCRSFTVPHVGDWRETFFKKREGKYNFDGIEIEVD; encoded by the coding sequence ATGACTAATAGTCAGGAATATTGGCGAAAACGTGCTGAAGAGGCAATGAGACAAGAGGCTAAATCAGATAACGAAGTTGCAAAAGAGATGCAAAGTATTATCGATGTGATGAATGATGAGATAAGTGATGCGATACACGCCTTTTATGCTAAGTATGCTAAATCTGAAGGTTTAACGTTTGAAGATGCAAAGAAGAAAATTGATCGTACAGACATTCGCAAATTAGAGAACAAAGCGAAACAATATGTTAAAAATAAAGACTTTAGCGATAAAGCAAATGCTGAATTAAAGCAATACAACACTAAGATGTATGTTAGTCGTGAACGCATGATACAAATGCAATTAGGCTTACTTGTCACTTATGCATACGCACAACTTGAGTCTCAGATGTATAACTATATGGAAAGCGCCCTATATCGAGAAATGCAACGTCAGGCTGGTTTGATAGGTGCAACAGTTCAAATTACACAAGAGAAACTACAAGCTGTTATCAACACACCATTTGAGAACGTTGAATGGAGCAAGCGCATATGGCGTGATATGGAACACACACGTCAGACAGTTCAAAAAGCAGTTAAGCATAATTTGCTGAGAGGCAGGCACCCTAAAGAATTTGTTTCTGAGATTAGAAAGCAATCTAAGGCAACAAGCTATCAAGCTAAACGTCTACTCATCACAGAAACAGCTAGAGTGCAAACAGAGGCACAGCGATTAAATTATATTGCGACTTTAGGTGAAAATGCTGAATATGAATTTTTAGCGTTTCTGGATGATAGAACAACGCAAATTTGTCGTAAGCATAACAAGAATGTATACAAAGTAGCAGATATGCAAGTAGGCGTTAATGCACCACCCATGCATCCCAACTGTAGAAGTTTTACAGTGCCGCATGTAGGGGATTGGAGAGAGACATTTTTCAAAAAACGTGAAGGCAAATATAACTTTGACGGTATAGAGATAGAGGTGGATTAA
- a CDS encoding HK97-gp10 family putative phage morphogenesis protein yields the protein MAKVTGINALISKLGHMHSDIDDDVDEILRRNAKEFRAETVTEARRVMVKGYWTGNLARMVEDARRGQMSYVITSNAHYSGFLEYGTRYMEPETFMRQVYQKFSSQIRADLERLLE from the coding sequence ATGGCTAAAGTGACAGGCATTAATGCGCTCATCAGCAAATTAGGCCATATGCACAGCGATATAGACGACGATGTCGATGAGATACTAAGGCGAAATGCCAAAGAGTTCAGAGCAGAAACTGTGACAGAAGCACGCCGAGTCATGGTAAAAGGCTATTGGACGGGCAACCTAGCCCGTATGGTCGAAGATGCTAGAAGAGGTCAAATGAGCTACGTCATCACTTCAAATGCGCATTATTCAGGCTTTCTTGAATATGGTACTCGATACATGGAACCTGAAACGTTTATGCGTCAGGTGTATCAAAAATTTTCATCACAAATCAGAGCAGATTTAGAGCGATTACTTGAATAA
- a CDS encoding tail assembly chaperone yields MEIQFKGKTLELSFGFKALSLIDKRLGMEIEQMSIGQGLSLLVPNLAQGNPIAIGEVILSATAHHKKAPKEEDLDDILDDIAVNQGFEAFGEDVIKELGKRPTTQNLVPDEYKPKSKNKAEK; encoded by the coding sequence ATGGAAATTCAATTCAAAGGCAAAACATTAGAACTATCATTCGGCTTTAAGGCTTTATCACTAATTGATAAACGTTTAGGCATGGAAATCGAGCAAATGAGTATCGGGCAAGGATTAAGCCTATTAGTTCCAAACTTAGCACAAGGCAACCCAATCGCTATTGGCGAGGTTATCTTATCAGCTACAGCACATCACAAGAAAGCGCCTAAAGAGGAGGACTTAGACGATATTCTTGACGATATTGCAGTTAACCAAGGTTTTGAAGCGTTTGGCGAAGATGTTATCAAGGAGTTGGGAAAGCGACCTACAACCCAAAACCTAGTACCCGACGAGTACAAACCGAAGAGCAAGAACAAAGCAGAGAAGTAA
- a CDS encoding PBSX family phage terminase large subunit, with protein sequence MTTATINLNITNPAKVFNKNIYSILTDYSHFTEVHYGGGSSGKSHGVVQKVVLKALQDWKYSRKILWLRKVGATIADSLFQDVKGCLVDFKMWDFCEWNKTDNRITLPNGAVFLFKGMDNSEKIKSIKGISDVVMEEASEFHLNDYTQLTLRLREKKHKQKQIFLMFNPVSKLNWVYKYFFTGEPHRNTLIRQSSYKDNKFLDDVTRQNLEDLANRNPAYYKIYALGEFATLDKLVFPKYDTDILNKDDLRHLPSFFGLDYGYINDPSAFIHVKLDKKHKKLYILGEYVKTGMMNDELANVIKQLGYGKERITADSAEKKSIAEMKREGVERIKPSMKGADSIIAGIQFISQFDIIVDERCYKTIEELDNYTWKKDKHTDEYYNEPVDTYNHCIDALRYAVEELMIKNREEKKDTKELRRIKQLF encoded by the coding sequence ATGACGACAGCGACGATTAACCTTAACATCACAAACCCAGCAAAGGTGTTTAACAAAAACATATACAGCATACTGACTGATTACAGCCATTTCACTGAGGTGCATTACGGTGGAGGCTCCTCAGGCAAGTCACATGGCGTTGTGCAGAAAGTGGTACTAAAAGCCTTACAGGATTGGAAGTATTCACGAAAGATATTGTGGCTCAGAAAAGTCGGTGCAACGATTGCTGATAGTTTATTCCAAGACGTCAAAGGTTGCCTTGTTGATTTCAAGATGTGGGACTTTTGCGAATGGAACAAAACAGACAACCGTATCACGTTGCCTAATGGCGCTGTGTTCTTATTCAAGGGCATGGATAATAGCGAGAAAATCAAGTCAATCAAGGGCATAAGTGACGTTGTCATGGAAGAGGCCTCAGAGTTTCACTTGAACGACTACACACAGCTCACTTTAAGGCTGAGAGAGAAGAAACATAAGCAGAAACAAATATTTCTAATGTTTAACCCTGTGAGTAAACTCAATTGGGTTTATAAGTATTTCTTTACTGGCGAGCCTCACAGGAACACTTTAATTAGGCAATCAAGCTATAAAGATAATAAGTTTCTTGATGATGTGACTCGTCAGAACTTAGAAGATTTGGCAAATAGAAACCCAGCTTATTACAAGATTTACGCATTAGGCGAATTTGCTACACTCGATAAGCTGGTATTCCCTAAATACGACACTGACATACTGAATAAAGACGATTTAAGGCACTTGCCGTCGTTCTTTGGCCTTGACTACGGCTATATCAACGACCCGAGTGCTTTTATTCATGTGAAGCTAGATAAGAAGCACAAGAAGCTATATATCTTAGGGGAATACGTCAAAACAGGCATGATGAACGATGAGCTGGCCAATGTCATTAAGCAGTTAGGCTATGGCAAGGAACGCATAACAGCAGACAGCGCAGAAAAGAAATCAATCGCAGAAATGAAGCGAGAGGGCGTTGAGCGCATTAAGCCGTCAATGAAAGGTGCAGACAGCATAATAGCTGGCATACAGTTCATAAGCCAGTTTGACATTATTGTCGATGAGCGTTGCTACAAGACGATTGAGGAGCTAGACAATTACACGTGGAAAAAGGACAAGCATACAGACGAGTATTACAACGAGCCTGTTGATACCTATAACCACTGTATCGACGCACTCAGATACGCCGTAGAAGAGCTCATGATTAAGAACAGGGAAGAGAAAAAAGATACAAAAGAGCTAAGACGAATAAAACAATTATTCTAG
- a CDS encoding capsid protein, which yields MAVENNLIDVEALGEAKSIDFANKMGERLNKLFEALGITNKIPMNVGSALKQYRFNVIESEAPNGNVEEGEIIPLTKVERELVNITELEFRKFRKSTSAEAIQSHGYDLAINRTDAELIRYVQKKFRTDFFKTIDDAVNNSDRTNTEALSGKNLQGALSRGRANLSVLLDDEVTPIALVNPNDVAGHLADGFINSNGSQFGLNLLTPYVGVQVIEFADVPQGTVYMTTAENLNVAYANPQGEMSRAFNFASDQTGFVGVIHDIQPQRLTADTVYASAISMFPENVDAVVAVSIDKSTDDTTADSGSTSETV from the coding sequence ATGGCAGTAGAAAATAACTTAATTGATGTAGAGGCATTGGGCGAAGCTAAGTCGATTGACTTCGCAAACAAAATGGGAGAACGCTTAAACAAATTATTTGAGGCGTTAGGTATCACAAACAAAATTCCGATGAACGTAGGGTCAGCATTAAAGCAATATCGTTTCAATGTGATTGAGTCAGAGGCGCCAAACGGCAACGTTGAAGAGGGCGAAATCATTCCATTAACAAAAGTTGAGCGTGAGCTTGTGAACATCACAGAGCTTGAGTTCCGTAAGTTCCGTAAATCAACATCAGCTGAGGCTATCCAGTCACACGGATACGACTTAGCAATCAACCGTACAGACGCAGAGCTTATTCGCTATGTACAAAAGAAATTTAGAACAGATTTCTTTAAAACTATTGATGACGCTGTAAACAATTCAGACCGTACAAACACAGAAGCGTTATCAGGTAAGAACTTACAAGGTGCGTTATCTCGTGGCCGTGCTAACTTATCAGTATTGCTAGACGACGAAGTGACACCAATTGCATTAGTAAACCCTAATGACGTTGCAGGCCACTTAGCAGATGGTTTCATTAACTCAAACGGCTCTCAATTCGGATTAAACTTATTGACACCATATGTAGGTGTGCAAGTTATCGAATTTGCTGACGTACCTCAAGGCACTGTATACATGACTACAGCAGAAAACTTAAACGTTGCATATGCAAACCCACAAGGCGAAATGAGCAGAGCGTTCAACTTTGCCTCAGACCAAACAGGCTTTGTAGGTGTTATCCATGATATTCAACCTCAACGTTTAACAGCAGATACAGTATATGCGTCAGCTATTTCTATGTTCCCTGAAAACGTGGACGCAGTTGTTGCAGTATCAATCGATAAGTCAACTGATGACACTACAGCAGATAGTGGCTCAACATCAGAAACAGTTTAA
- a CDS encoding phage major tail protein, TP901-1 family — protein MAIKQGTDELALIRKLGDATEANKIMWITELERETERDSDSEATVDGSVNSGGSLESTVTVTSYMDAKDELSDEIEDATEESMPYELWVINKKVKNSEGKYKAEYRQGHWNSITRTNEADSIAEFETEFGVYGKKQRGYASLPKVVEENKVAYGFHDTTADDPADDGLAEADENIPQPDEGATDDSETTETV, from the coding sequence ATGGCAATAAAACAAGGTACAGACGAATTGGCTTTAATTCGTAAATTAGGCGACGCAACAGAGGCAAATAAGATTATGTGGATTACAGAGTTAGAACGTGAAACTGAAAGAGACTCAGACAGCGAGGCTACAGTTGACGGCTCTGTAAATTCGGGGGGCTCATTAGAGTCAACAGTCACAGTTACATCATACATGGACGCTAAAGATGAATTGAGTGACGAAATTGAGGACGCTACAGAGGAGTCTATGCCTTATGAGTTATGGGTCATCAATAAGAAAGTGAAAAACAGTGAAGGTAAATATAAAGCTGAATACCGTCAAGGTCACTGGAATAGCATTACTCGTACAAACGAAGCTGACTCTATTGCAGAGTTCGAGACTGAGTTCGGCGTATACGGCAAAAAACAACGTGGTTATGCTTCACTACCAAAAGTTGTAGAAGAGAACAAAGTAGCGTATGGCTTCCACGACACAACAGCAGACGACCCAGCAGACGACGGGTTAGCTGAGGCTGATGAAAACATTCCACAACCTGATGAAGGCGCTACAGATGACTCAGAAACTACGGAAACAGTTTAA
- a CDS encoding terminase small subunit, giving the protein MNERQKRFADEYIRTANKYQSAVRAGYSEKYAKTNAHKLLENTSVKNYVEARFEELKKQAIAEQDEVLQFLTSVMRGEEVDEENIVVPKGDFLSDVEKHTKRADTAQRIKSAELLGKRYAIFTDKQEITQRNIELNIGAYDDDDSDD; this is encoded by the coding sequence ATGAACGAGAGACAGAAAAGATTCGCAGATGAATACATAAGAACAGCCAATAAATACCAATCAGCAGTAAGAGCTGGTTACAGCGAAAAGTACGCTAAAACCAACGCACACAAGCTACTAGAGAATACGAGTGTTAAAAATTATGTTGAAGCCCGATTTGAAGAATTGAAAAAGCAGGCAATCGCCGAACAAGATGAAGTCCTCCAATTCCTCACATCAGTCATGAGAGGCGAAGAGGTAGACGAGGAAAATATCGTCGTGCCTAAAGGCGACTTTTTATCAGACGTAGAGAAGCATACAAAACGGGCAGACACAGCACAGCGCATTAAGTCAGCTGAGCTATTAGGTAAACGCTATGCAATCTTTACAGATAAGCAGGAAATCACACAACGCAATATCGAGTTGAATATTGGGGCGTATGACGATGACGACAGCGACGATTAA
- a CDS encoding DUF4355 domain-containing protein: MSKKLKLNLQHFAEGEGDPAENNTTTAENDDPEQNEDFKQEEKTFTQEEVDQILKDRVAREKKKADEKAKEAEKLAKMNKDQKDEYEREQMQKELDAYKAKEARDEMKKHASDVFKQNEINATDDLLEIVTADTAEQTQANVQAFNDILNNRVKEQVQAKLYQGTPKNYSSGSAGVTRESILNIKDDSARQQAIAQNRHLF, translated from the coding sequence ATGAGTAAAAAATTGAAATTAAATTTACAACATTTCGCAGAGGGCGAGGGCGACCCAGCAGAAAATAATACAACAACGGCTGAAAACGACGACCCTGAGCAAAATGAGGACTTTAAGCAAGAAGAAAAGACGTTCACACAAGAAGAGGTCGACCAAATCTTAAAAGACCGTGTGGCACGTGAAAAGAAAAAAGCTGACGAGAAAGCCAAAGAGGCTGAGAAGTTAGCGAAAATGAACAAAGACCAAAAAGATGAGTACGAACGTGAGCAAATGCAAAAAGAGCTTGACGCCTACAAGGCTAAAGAGGCTCGAGACGAAATGAAAAAGCATGCGAGCGATGTATTCAAGCAAAACGAAATAAATGCTACAGACGACTTGCTTGAGATTGTCACAGCTGATACAGCAGAGCAAACACAAGCCAACGTTCAAGCATTTAACGACATCTTAAACAATAGGGTTAAAGAGCAGGTACAAGCTAAATTGTATCAAGGCACACCAAAGAATTATTCAAGTGGTAGTGCAGGCGTGACAAGAGAGTCAATCCTTAACATCAAAGATGATTCAGCACGCCAACAGGCAATCGCACAGAATAGACATTTATTCTAA